Genomic DNA from Elgaria multicarinata webbii isolate HBS135686 ecotype San Diego chromosome 2, rElgMul1.1.pri, whole genome shotgun sequence:
TCATTATCAACCAGGTCATAGCTCCAGATATTCCCTTTGGGTGTTTCTGATCCTTTCTCAGCTGAATCTGGAAAACTGATGCCAAATGGTTTCTCTGCCCTCCCCTTAGTTATGAGACATGTCACCTGCCCAAATGCTAATGGGTATTGCATTCCAAATGCTGCAGATTCCCAGCTATCATAATCTCCAATCATTATCATATTCACAAAAGATTCTTTTGTGAATATGATAAAACTGGCAGTACATCAGTTGGCCATTACCTATTCCCCATGATCCAGTTGCTCAAATTCATAACATTCAAGACTAAACTTGAATGCAAAGTGTTTTAAGAGCATGTTGTGCTTActttccattattttatttttatatatctcATAATAATTAGAGCAATGCACCGGCTACAGTGTTACcccttctgccatttttatttttcttatttcttttaaacCAAAAGGATTTATACCTTTAGCGGGCTTATCAACAACATCAAACCATTTCATGGTTTATATAGTTTTGCTCTGAATGTAAAACTGGCTAATCCTGAGGGATGGTTATGATGGAGGGCACTGCCTCCCCCACCATATTCTCTGCAAATGGCTGCTAGGCTTACAGGTAATGCCAGCAGGACAAGGGTGAGGGGAGATGCCAAGGCATGAGCAGAGAAATGGAAGCTGGGAGAGTATAGACactggtgttattattattattattatttatttatatagcaccatcaatgtacatggtgctgtacagataacacagtaaatagcaagaccctgccgcataggcttacaatctaataaagttgtagtaaacaataaggagggaaagagaatgcaaacaggcacagggaagtgtaaacaggcaccgggaagggtgaagctaacagtatagagtcagaacaaactcaaagtttaaaagctatagggaaaagaaaagtttttagctgtgttttaaaagctgtgattgagttggtagttctcaggtgttctggaagagcattccaggcatgaggggcagcagaggaaaatggacgaagccgagcaagggaagtagagacccttgggcaggcaagaagcatggcatcagaggagcgaagagcacgagcggggcaatagtgtgagatgagagaggagagataggcaggagctagaccgtgaaaagctttgaaggtcaacaggagaagtttatattggattctggaatgaattgggagccaatgaagagatttcagaagcggagtgacatggtcagagcggcgggccaggaagatgatcttagcggcagagtggtggacagagaccagcggactgatgtgagatgaggggaggccagagaggaggaggttgcagtagtccaaccgagagataaccagtgcgtgaacgagagtcttggcagaagagacagacaaaaatggtcgaatcctggcaatattatacaggaagaaacgacaagatttagctactgcctcgatatgaggaataaaggaaagcgaggaatcaaatataaagccaaggctacgagtttccttgaccggagtaagcgtgacatcgttgacagtaagagagaatgagagagttgaggtccaaaaaCATATGAATAACCACAGGTTCCTGAGCCCGGCATTAAAGGCTTTGCAGAAGTGGATATTGAGGAGGAATGCAGAGGTGATGAAAATGCTTTGGCCAGAGGAGCGGCAGATGGGGACATTCCTCTCTCCAGTGTTTCTAGAAGGGTCGCTGACAGTCCTCCTTTCTCCTAACAGGGGCTGAAACACTCACGATGACACAGCCACAGCGCCTTCCCTCCCTGAGACGTGTTGCAGTATGTGGGGGCACCCACGGGAACGAGATGTCTGGAGTTTACCTGGTCAGGCACTGGCTACGGGACCCCTCCGAGTTGCAGCGTGGCACCTTCCATGCCACACCCTTCCTAGGCAACCCACGTGCCATTGAGCAGTGCACACGCTACATTGGCAGGGATCTTAATCGCACATTAACTGCTGATTTTCTCAAGTGAGTACCACACTGTATACCACACTGCAGAggttttgcagggagggaaaagctTCACTTCTCCAGCAGCTGCCGGAGCTTGCATTTCCCTGCACTAGCACTGAGGATGCATAGCTGCACTAACCTTGCTGTGTAAGGCTATAGACCAGGGATACAGAATCATGCTTGGATGGGGAGCCAAATTGCACCTCCTGGGCCCTATGCTGGCTGGATGACATCAGCGTGCTTAGCTGCTCCCAGACATcattccccacccctttgcctttctcCGAGTTCTCTGCCTCTCTCAGCAAAGAGAAAGGGACTCACCAACTGAGTTCCTGGGATTGCGTGTTGTGCGTTATCCCCATGGGGTTGGCATGAAGGACTCACCGGtgctgggaagagcagctggtccCCCTGTGCTGGCCACTCGCTACTCACATTTACACCGTTATTGCCAagctgagatcagagataacagtgggaacTGAACACCAAGCCTCACCCCCTGGAGAAAACCAAGGAGGCTCCTCAGGCCGGATGTGGAATCTCCTGGCCTGGAGATTCCAGACCCCTGCTATAGATCCATGGCATCTTAAGTGGCCTCCATAGCACAATGTGATCTCAGTCTCTCCTGTCCTGGAATCTGTGCGCTGTGTGAGCCTCTGAGTCTGCACCATCTTTGCTACATGTGTCTATTTCTCAGCTCCAAGAATACAAACCTGTATGAAGTTCAACGAGCTCAGGAAATCAATCAGACCTTTGGCCCGAAAGGTTCATCTCAAGCCTATGACCTTATAGTTGACCTGCACAACACCACAGCCAACATGGGTTCCTGCCTCATCGTGGACTCTGAACACAGCCTCTTGTCCATGCATATTTGTGACTACATTCAGGTGAGGCCATGCTCCAAGGAGTTCCCAAAAACCTATGGCTGGGATTCCCCCTTAAAGGCAATCTCCTTTCTTCTTGCCTCCACAGAAACATTCAAGAATAAGACGTTGTCCCATCCTTTTCTATCAGCAGCAGCCGGAAGAAGAGACCTATTCTGTCTGTTCAGTGTCCAAAGCTGGGTTAGGTAAGGGCTACTTTTCAGCCTGGCTATTCCTGATGGCAGAAATCTTTCTGCTCTTTGCTATGTCCAATGTTTGGTGTGATTTTGGTTGGTGTGTGCATGGGTTTGAGGTGGGTGGGTTGAGTTGGAGTACTGTGTCTTTGCCTGGTttttggtgtgtttgtgtgtattttgccTGAGTTGCTTTGGTGCATAGTGcttgtttgtgtgtggggtgtgtgtgtgtgtgtgtgtgtgcatgttttgccTCTTTGGAGAGTGGTTTGGTGTGGCTGTGTGGTGCAGGTGGGTGccctacctgtgtgtgtgtgtttcttgtttgagtgtgtgtgtttctctgagcatcactgGTTGGCCTTCTAGGAAACAGGTATTTTCTGGTGCTTTGTGGGAACAAACATGTGATTTGGCATTCTTGGCTCAGTACCcagctctgccttgtactcagtttcttcaCCAAGTTACTAGTCTCTGACCCTCATCAGTTTCATTTCTGTTAAATGGGTGTTGTGGGTTCaaaacagtgttttgttttgttttaaattttggagcaCAGATCCTACTTCTGCCTTGTACATAGGTTCTTGGGCATTGGGTTACTTTTCTTTAAgcctcaccaatttgccttctgggaaatgggtgttttgtgatgagccatgcccaccatggcagccattttgtgagagtgcccatgacactctcaaaatttcaccagctgaaaAAAGCTGCAGACCCCTGCAATAAGGTCTGcggtgaggatttgaacccaggtctccccactTAAAATCCAGCACTTGTAAGTACACGACACCACACTTGTTACCAGGTGTGGGTGGATGAAGGAAATATGGTTCAGATGGACCAGGAAGTGCTCAGCCCAAAGATCTGGGGAAAGCTATTGGATGACATGCTATACCAGAAGAATTCCCCAGGCAATGGTGCAAAATGCACGTGATCAAACCCTTCTTGTGCCAGTTATGATTTATTATGTAAGAGACTCTCAGGAAGCAAGTGGTTTATGTAATATAGACGAAGGCTGTGCAAGATGATGCCAACAATGATATAACCAACATATCCCTCTTCATGTGACCCTCTACAGCGTTGGAGCTGGGTCCACAGCCCCAGGGAGTAGCACGAGCTGACCTGCTTGCTCACATGAGATCCATCATGGCCTGTGCTTTGGATTTCATTGAACTGTTTAACAAAGGTGACCTATCCCATCATACCTCATTCTGGGACTGCTTCATGGGACTGGGAGTTGGGCTAAGGAATGTGACCTAGATACATTGATTAGCAGAACAAAACTGGGGATCGCTGACACTGCTTTTGTAGTTTTGGTGGTGAATGTTGACAACCTTCAATTTGTTGACATACATCAGGGTTGAAGAACCTTTTtcatcccaagggccaaattccatttcagaaaagcttctGAGGGCcacagtggtaggtggggctaaagacaaagtgggtggggctaaaattCCCAAAATACCAGTGAATCTTATATTAAAGCGCATACTGCCAGTCGCTAAGCCTTAGCAAGAGCATTTCAGCCActctgaatggggaaaaaactacaAAAGcctggaagccaccaaatgaccagtggttgggggagaaggggagtcgggaagagggcatggctatCTGGGGGGTGgtagagggccagatttggttcccccctccctgacaTTAATATAAGAGAGAGACCTACCAACCAACATCGTACATCACTCAGGGGTGTCTTGATGACATCATTTTACCTTCCCTCAAAACCCCATGGCATCGCAGCTGCAGGGTAGGAGCGGTAAATCTCCACACAGGAGGGTAGACATTCAGCTCATTGAGCCCACCACCTGCCCTCTGTCCAGCCTATCTGCGCATCCCCTGACTTACCCTGGGCCTTGATCCACCCCTGGAACGCCCCCAGCCTCAATTCGAGACGAGGTCACCACCGAGAGACaaagcaaagaaggtggtgaccccAGAGTAAAGGAAAAAGTAGCAGTAAGTCAGCGACTTTTAAAAAGcgcagtttcggggggggggagcccatggtggctgcgagttggcagctgcatcatataaacaaagcAGCGCCAACTCTCAGCCACCGCAGActaaacagggcatatagacaagccctcagTGAATCTGgggatatattatttatttatttatatagcaccatcagtgtacatggtgctgtacagaataaaacaataaaatagcaaaaccctgccacataggcttacattctaatagaatcataataaaacaataaaaaggggaagagaatgcaccaaacaggcacagggtagagtaaaactaacagtataaaagtaagatcaaaatcaagttttaaaagcttaagaaaaaagaaaaagaaaaatcctgtTCCATCCTACATGCCTTTGTCCAGCACACGATCTGTGCTGCTGTACCCCCCTATAGCAAGGTCAGGGTTTGGTATGAACTTTAGTATGAACCCTTGATGAATACTCACACTTGGTGAATACTCACACACCATTTGACATAAGCCCCCCGCAGTGATTGTCATTGGCAGGAGTGTGGGGGTTGCCTTTCCTTCTGGTGGATTTCTAACTATGAAATTTGAAGGTAAACTGGGAACTGGTTGTCCCTCCAACCCCATTTCGCAGGCACATTGTTTCCAGCTTTTGAGACTGAAGCATATAAGGTGGTTGGACCTGTGGACTTTCCCCGCTATCCTAATGGTGAGATTTCTGCTGTGATACATCCAAATCTGCAGGTGagtgtggagggaaggagggaaagaattgaagatatgtgtatgtgtgtgtagagaaACCTAGTATGTAATCTTTCTAGTATGCATCTTTGCAGCTGCTGCCCAATATATAAGAGTTTAGGGCTCCTATAGcttcaataataaaaatgagAATTTGAGTAGGTGCATCTTGAACCATAGAGTTGCAATGGAGAGGAAAGTTGCACCTACCAAAATTCCCTTGCATACAATTATTAAAGCTACATCAGTTCTCATCCTTTTGCAATCTTAGGTCCCCATATGGTGCTGGACTTCCAGTACcgctaaccattggccatgctggctaaggatgataggagtggtagaccaacaacatctggggccccaaggttgggaaaggctgcttctcATCACCCAGCACTCTGCTGACTGTGGTATTGATAACTGCAGTGGTGGGTTAACTCATGTTATGCTACTACCGGCTTCTGTCGGTGGGCCTCTTGTCTCTTCAATCTCTCCAGAAGATGCTACAGAGAAAGGATTGGAAGGCAGGCTGTAGGTGGGGCGTCTAGCTATTCCATACCTAGCTCTAACCAAACCGTCCCCTCTTAGGATAAAGATTTCCAGCCCCTGAAGCCTGGGGATCCCATTTTCCAGACGCTCAGTGGGGAGGATATTCTATATGATGGTGATGACGTCACCTACCCAGTCTTCATCAATGAGGCAGCCTACTATGAGAAGAAAGTGGCCTTTATTAAGACAGAGAAACGCACATTCTCCCAACCTGCACTGCAGAAGATGTTTTAAATGAGTCCTGTTTTATCAGCGGGAACCAGACCAACAACACATCACAAGAAGACAATTGAAACCcaggtttttaatgtattctaAAAAGTCACTGTTGTGCGGCTTATCCCCTGAATGTTGctcttgcaaataaataaataaatagtattaatTCTTCCATAGTTTATTGTTAGAGATGGACTTATCCCATGTTTGTGCAAAATGATACATTATTCTCTAGAACGGTAGTAGTCTGAAGTCTCCATCCAAAGAATTTGTACCGCAATGGTCCTCAGCATGTTTTAAGGTTTGCCTTTTGATACCTGTGGGATGAAACTGTTGTTTGGGTAAGCCAGTGTGCTTTGGTAGCATGAACGTTGAGTGTGCggacctaggttcaaatcctgAAATCCAGCCATGGATTACTTGAACCATTTTTCTTTAGCCTCAATTCCTCCCTCCATCAACACCCAAAATGTCTCCCTCACAGGGCTAGGACAGGACTGTTGGGAATGATCAGTGAAATAAGATGATCATGCTATCTGCTCtttatgtgagtgagtgagtgaattcTTTCTCAGTTCTAAAGTAGCTGTATATTCTTGTCAGGGTCTAAGGTTCCTCAGACTACTCACTTGCTTATGATTCTGGATGTCTCATTGCTATCTGCTCTGGGCCCATCCCCTCTGTTTGTGCAGACCAAGCTTGGGGCTTGGATCCACCAGCACCAAGACTCAAAAGAGATCATTAGGTATTTTTAAACTTTAGCACTGGGGTGTGGAAGAAtgtgtagtcctccagatgttgttagactacaatttccatcagccctaggccCAACACCATCTGGAGTACCACATGTTTCTTATCCCTTCTTTTAGCAGAACAAGCCACCTGGCACTGTGTGAACTCCTCCTTTTTTGTGTTCTTAATCTGTGCCCGGCTGTCTTGTGAACAGGAAGAATATACACAGCAACACAGTGTTCTTCTGGCACGGAACACTGACTATGGTAGTGCCTGTGAAGCTTAGCATGAGCTGGATTCCAGAGCCTGATAACATGCCCCACCTTTGCTTTCGCCCAAAGTTTTCTTCAACTGCCAAGGAAGAAAGATGACAAGGCAGGATTATTTTGGAGGATTGTTCTTTGTGGCAGAACAGCTCACAGCTTGAAGGCTATAGAACAAGGCTGGCTAACCTGTGGCCTTCTAGAAGATTTTGATTACAGtgcccatcatctctgaccattgatcatgctggctggggctgattggactTGTAGTACAAAAGATCTGGAGttccaagttgaggaaggctactgTAGAGCATAAGAGACACGCTATATAGACAGAGATGCTCCTGTTTGGCCAAGAGATGGACTCTGGCCTGGGGGATTCAGCCACTTTCTTCTTTGAAGAAACAGATTCACAGGGATGGTGGGGTGAGCAGTAGCCCTGGGTTCGGTTTTGCTCCTGGATGCTGAATAGAGGTGCAAAGGGTGTAGCTGTGGCCAGGGGTGCTTGCCCAGCTTAGGctggtgcaccagctgcacccttttctAAGGAGATCTGACCTGATGATGGAGATGCATGCCTTACATATGTCTcgattggattattgcaatgtgctctaccactgggagTGTCTTCTGAAACTTTGGtccagaacagccttctccaaccgccctccagatgtcttgcactacaactccaaggaggcccccagccagctgtgagattgtagttcaatacatctggatggcaccaggttgggcaagcctggtccagaatgcagcagcaatGATATTAACAGGCGCTCACCCATGGAATCATATGACACCTATCCTGCAACATTTGCAGGGGTTGTCAATCGGCTTCTGGGCACCATTCAAAGTGTGGGTGTTCACTTTGAAAGCCCTAATGGATTGGGTCCAGGGTACCTAAGAGACTGCTTCTTCCCATAACAGCCTCATTGCTTGCTAAAATCCATTCATTGATCAAATTTGCCCCAGAGAGATACATATTTCACCATTCAGTTCAGGAGCATATTGACATCCCTGGAAGGCGAGAAATATTAACTTTTGCACTGATTCTAGTGGTGTTCTTTATGGCTAGCCCAGCCAATTTGCCTCAGGGCAGAGTAAGTTCCCCTTGGACAGAGCTGGCAGCTCCACACCTCCCCAGAGATACCTTGTACCACATGGAGGTGGAAGTAAAGATGTAGATGTTTTTTCATGATGTTCAGTGAAGTCTGTGAAGGATCCGGACTTGAGGAAGAGAATTCATCCTTCTGTGGGTGATGTCCCACTATCTTCAGGAAGTGAAGAGCCATCAAAGGGCAGCCCATTCCCTTTGGCTACTGAAAAAGGACAGTAATGCTGGAAGTGATGAGGCAGCCCCCGCCCCTCCGGATCTGGTTACCTGGATGACAGCATCATCACAAATTCTGAAAGAGGTGGAAAGAGAAGAATCAGTGCCCAAGCTGGAGTAGGCATGGGGAAAAGGTGTTTGATTTGCATTTAAATACGAACCAACCTAATTTGTACATGCATATAcactaatttgcacttcccaaactaataCACAAACCGGAACACAatttttcacacttctccaaatgttgcgaTACAGTTTTTAGTCCAGAAAATGTGTACATACATGTGCACATCAGAGAGAACtgctagaaaacacacacacatgttcatttgtacaaaaatgtgaattttcatgtggaatttgaaaaaagaaacatcTGCAAGCTGATGGGGAAACAGGACTGAACTaacttgtgcttgaaaaaatgcaaacattagaGGAAGCAAAACGGACAGTGCTCTGAACAGTCAGCAGACATGGGCCTGCAGCGGAGGGTGATGGAAAAGTAGATTTGTGTGCGTATAAAGGAGGTCCGATGTGTGGAGAATAAATCCCTAGTCCTCGAAGAGTGGAGGCAGGATGCTGTAGTCAGGGGTAGGTATATGCAGGATTTAGGGAAAGAGGGAGAACAGGTAATGTGCTGCGTTCTCTCACCATCGAAGTCCACGCTGCCATCCCCATTGAGATCAACGTCATGCAGGATCTCATCCACTTCATGGGCCTTGAGTTCCTCCCCTAGGAGGACGTTCACAGCCTGGCGAAGCTCTGCCTGGCTAATCGCCCCGTCCCCGTCTGTGTCAAACTTCAGAGAGAAGGAAGTATGTGAGGGCCTGGCTCTACAGCTTCCACTCCAATTTCTAGCTTTCTTTTCCAGTCACCATTTTCCTTCCCCATTCTCCAGGCTCCCGCcccccacctcttcttctcctgccCACCCACACTCTCCAGTCAACCCACTCCCTCTCTGC
This window encodes:
- the ACY3 gene encoding N-acyl-aromatic-L-amino acid amidohydrolase (carboxylate-forming), which codes for MTQPQRLPSLRRVAVCGGTHGNEMSGVYLVRHWLRDPSELQRGTFHATPFLGNPRAIEQCTRYIGRDLNRTLTADFLNSKNTNLYEVQRAQEINQTFGPKGSSQAYDLIVDLHNTTANMGSCLIVDSEHSLLSMHICDYIQKHSRIRRCPILFYQQQPEEETYSVCSVSKAGLALELGPQPQGVARADLLAHMRSIMACALDFIELFNKGTLFPAFETEAYKVVGPVDFPRYPNGEISAVIHPNLQDKDFQPLKPGDPIFQTLSGEDILYDGDDVTYPVFINEAAYYEKKVAFIKTEKRTFSQPALQKMF